In the Wyeomyia smithii strain HCP4-BCI-WySm-NY-G18 chromosome 2, ASM2978416v1, whole genome shotgun sequence genome, one interval contains:
- the LOC129724273 gene encoding eukaryotic translation initiation factor 3 subunit B, whose protein sequence is MAKKKGENYDSDGGEESTYDEEPNFDDPEGFVEDISDEELLGDILKRKPCESDGVENVIVVDNIPVVGPARFPKLQGVLEKIFKSAGGEIVNIHYPKDDEDNTKGYAFIEYKSPEMAEEAVKAFNCYRLDKSHTLLVNLFSDFQKYSDIPKEWSPPEPQPYKVQNDLYTFLTEPDAQDQFCVVAEATPSAVQVQFWQNAQPEPVEILTRERFTETYVKWSPLGTYIVTFHKQGVVIWGGSNFIKINKFPHSNTQYVDFSPCEQYLVTYGPNGQKIVIWDIRTGTEKRSFVSDGTTNMSMFRWSHDDKYVARMGENAIHVYETSTFYLLDKKSIKVQGIRNFSWSPTDNIIAYWMSEDIDAPARVTLLEIPKKIEIRNKNLFNVADCKIHWQKSGDYLCVKVDRYSKSKKDKKDADVKFLGMFYNFEIFHMREKDIPVDSVEVKETILAFAWEPVGSKFSIIHGEPSSANVSFYEAKKGQEPTMLKKMEKKVCSHLFWSPRGQFIVLANLQVGSFEFVDTNDFTIMKSGDHHRASEVEWDPTGRYVVTGTTGKIKEDHGYYIWSFQGKILKRVNLKNFILFLWRPRPPTLLSEEKQKEIRKNLKKYYAQFESKDRVRMTRASKELLEKRATLRKEFVEYRNKRISEWEEQKYRRMQLRNNVDTDSLEADSDNVEEEIVQILVREDTTILE, encoded by the exons ATGGCTAAAAAGAAAGGTGAAAACTACGACAGTGATGGTGGTGAGGAATCCACTTATGACGAAGAACCGAACTTTGATGATCCCGAGGGATTTGTCGAAGATATATCCGATGAAG AACTCTTAGGAGATATTCTCAAACGGAAACCCTGTGAATCTGATGGTGTCGAGAATGTTATTGTTGTGGACAATATTCCAGTGGTTGGTCCAGCAAGATTCCCGAAACTTCAGGGTGTCCtggaaaaaatattcaagagTGCTGGAGGAGAGATAGTGAACATTCACTATCCTAAGGATGACGAAGATAACACTAAGGGCTACGCATTCATCGAATACAAAAGCCCTGAAATGGCGGAAGAAGCCGTAAAGGCATTTAATTGCTACCGACTGGATAAATCTCACACTTTACTGGTGAATTTGTTTTCCgattttcaaaagtactcggATATACCAAAAGAATGGAGTCCGCCGGAGCCGCAACCATATAAGGTACAGAATGATCTGTATACCTTCCTAACTGAGCCCGACGCCCAGGATCAGTTTTGTGTAGTCGCTGAAGCAACTCCTAGTGCTGTTCAGGTGCAGTTCTGGCAAAACGCTCAGCCTGAGCCTGTGGAGATTCTAACCCGCGAA CGTTTTACCGAGACATACGTCAAATGGTCACCGTTAGGAACCTATATTGTTACCTTCCATAAACAAGGAGTAGTCATCTGGGGTGGATcgaattttatcaaaattaaCAAATTCCCGCATTCGAACACACAGTATGTAGATTTTTCTCCTTGTGAACAGTATTTAGTGACGTACGGACCAAATGGTCAAAAGATCGTTATCTGGGATATTCGCACCGGCACGGAGAAGCGATCGTTTGTTTCCGATGGCACAACTAATATGTCAATGTTCCGATGGTCTCACGACGATAAATACGTAGCCCGAATGGGTGAAAATGCTATTCACGTGTATGAAACATCTACTTTCTACCTTCTCGACAAAAAGTCCATCAAAGTTCAGGGTATTCGCAACTTCAGCTGGTCTCCAACGGATAACATTATCGCATATTGGATGTCGGAGGATATCGATGCTCCTGCTCGCGTCACCTTActggaaattcccaaaaaaatcgaaattcgtAACAAAAATCTGTTCAACGTTGCCGATTGTAAGATTCATTGGCAGAAATCCGGAGACTATCTGTGCGTGAAGGTGGATCGCTATTCAAAATCGAAAAAGGACAAGAAAGACGCTGACGTGAAGTTTTTGGGCATGTTTTACAACTTTGAAATATTTCACATGCGAGAAAAGGACATCCCCGTTGATTCGGTGGAGGTGAAAGAAACGATTCTGGCCTTTGCGTGGGAACCCGTTGGATCTAAGTTTTCTATTATCCATGGTGAACCCTCCTCGGCTAATGTTAGTTTTTACGAGGCGAAAAAGGGACAGGAACCGACCATGCTCAAGAAAATGGAGAAAAAAGTATGCAGTCACTTGTTCTGGTCTCCCCGGGGGCAATTTATTGTGCTTGCTAATCTACAAGTGGGATCTTTCGAATTCGTGGACACTAACGATTTTACTATTATGAAGAGTGGTGATCATCATCGAGCTTCCGAGGTTGAATGGGATCCCACAGGACGTTATGTGGTCACCGGTACAACGGGAAAG atcaaAGAAGATCACGGATATTATATCTGGTCGTTCCAAGGGAAAATTCTGAAGCGTGTCAATCTGAAGAACTTTATTCTGTTCTTATGGCGTCCACGGCCACCGACGCTGCTTTCAGAAGAGAAGCAGAAAGAAATTCgcaaaaatcttaaaaaatacTACGCACAGTTTGAAAGCAAAGATCGCGTTCGTATGACTAGAGCATCCAAGGAATTACTGGAGAAACGTGCAACCTTACGGAAGGAGTTCGTGGAGTACCGAAACAAGCGCATCAGTGAGTGGGAAGAGCAGAAGTACCGTCGTATGCAGTTGAGAAACA ATGTTGATACTGATTCGTTGGAGGCTGACTCAGATAATGTAGAAGAAGAAATTGTTCAAATCTTAGTACGTGAAGACACCACCATTCTCGAGTAG